A single Brassica rapa cultivar Chiifu-401-42 chromosome A04, CAAS_Brap_v3.01, whole genome shotgun sequence DNA region contains:
- the LOC117133525 gene encoding LOW QUALITY PROTEIN: pentatricopeptide repeat-containing protein At2g27610-like (The sequence of the model RefSeq protein was modified relative to this genomic sequence to represent the inferred CDS: inserted 1 base in 1 codon), whose product MRFRTTIWRHHQSLEKLKPKFRIYTLGVVVASASRFHVAHNLFDKSPDRVQENHTSLLFGYSRDGRTQEATRLFLTIHRSGAEMDCSTFSSVLKVSATLCDELLGKQLHCQCVKFGFLDDVSVGTSLVDTYMKGSNVKDGRNVFDEMKERNVVTWTTLISGYARNGSNEEVLKLFMRMYEEGTEPNSFTFAAALGVLAEEGVSGRGRQVHTVVVKNGLDKTIPVSNSLINLYLKCGNVRKARILFDKTEVKSVVTWNSMISGYAGNGLDLEALAMFHSMRLNHVRLSESSFASVIKLCANLKELRFAEQLHCSVVKYGFSFDQNIKTALMVAYSKCAVMCDALTLFKETGFRGNVVTWTAMISGFLQNDGKEEAVDLFKEMRRKGVRPNEFTYSVVLTALPVISPSEVHAQVLKTNYERSSTVGTALLDAYVKLSKADDAAKVFSSIDDKDIVAWSAMLAGYAQSGETEAAVKMFSELTKGGIKPNEFTFSSVLNVCAAASASSGQGKQFHGFAIKSRVDDSLIVSSALLTMYAKKGDIESAEAVFKRQGERDLVSWNSMISGYAQHGEATKALDVFEEMKRRKVRMDSVTFIGVFAACTHAGLVEEGEKYFDIMVRECKIAPTKEHNSCMVDLYSRAGLLEKAMEVIDNMTYPAGSTIWRTVLAACRVHKRTELGRLAAKKIIDMKPEDSAAYVLLSNMYAESGDWXERAKVRKLMEERKVKKEAGYSWIEVKNKTYAFLAGDRSHPLRDQIYKKLEDLSRRLKDLGYEPDTSYVLQDIDDEHKEAVLAQHSERLAIAFGLIATPKGSPLLIIKNLRVCGDCHAVIKLIAKIEEREIVVRDTNRFHHFSSDGICSCGDFW is encoded by the exons ATGCGATTCAGAACTACAATATGGAGACATCATCAATCTCTGGAGAAGCTCAAACCCAAATTCAGAATCTACACCCTCGGTGTCGTCGTTGCATCAGCGTCTCGTTTCCATGTCGCACACAACCTGTTCGACAAAAGTCCTGACCGAGTTCAAGAAAACCACACAAGCTTGCTCTTCGGCTACTCCCGCGACGGACGCACTCAAGAAGCGACCAGACTCTTCTTAACCATCCATCGTTCCGGAGCCGAGATGGACTGCTCAACCTTCTCCTCCGTGCTAAAGGTTTCCGCTACTCTATGCGACGAGCTTCTCGGCAAACAGCTGCACTGCCAATGCGTAAAGTTCGGGTTTTTAGACGATGTGAGCGTTGGCACGTCGCTTGTTGACACGTACATGAAAGGCAGTAACGTTAAAGACGGAAGAAACGTTTTTGACGAGATGAAAGAGAGGAACGTTGTTACTTGGACTACTTTGATAAGCGGGTACGCGAGGAATGGGTCTAATGAGGAGGTTCTGAAGCTGTTTATGAGAATGTATGAAGAAGGGACTGAGCCTAACTCGTTTACATTCGCAGCTGCTCTTGGAGTTTTGGCTGAAGAGGGAGTGAGTGGGAGGGGGAGGCAGGTGCACACGGTTGTTGTCAAGAACGGTTTAGACAAAACCATTCCTGTTTCCAACTCTCTGATTAATCTTTATCTCAAATGCGGTAACGTTAGGAAAGCTAGAATCTTGTTTGATAAGACGGAAGTGAAGAGTGTGGTTACGTGGAACAGTATGATCTCGGGGTATGCAGGGAACGGTCTTGATTTAGAAGCGTTGGCGATGTTTCACTCCATGAGGCTTAACCATGTCCGGTTATCTGAATCGAGCTTTGCTTCTGTTATCAAGCTCTGCGCTAACCTCAAAGAGCTGAGGTTCGCGGAGCAGCTCCATTGCAGTGTTGTGAAATACGGGTTTTCGTTTGATCAGAACATAAAGACGGCTCTGATGGTGGCTTATAGTAAATGTGCAGTGATGTGTGATGCTCTTACGCTGTTCAAAGAGACGGGTTTCCGTGGGAACGTTGTGACATGGACAGCTATGATCAGTGGTTTCTTGCAGAATGATGGGAAAGAAGAAGCTGTGGACTTGTTTAAGGAGATGAGGAGGAAAGGAGTTAGACCGAACGAGTTCACTTATTCCGTCGTTCTCACTGCTCTTCCTGTGATTTCTCCATCAGAGGTCCATGCGCAAGTTTTAAAGACTAACTACGAGAGATCTTCAACGGTTGGGACTGCTCTTCTGGATGCTTATGTGAAGTTAAGCAAAGCAGATGACGCTGCGAAAGTTTTTAGCAGTATTGATGATAAAGACATTGTTGCTTGGTCAGCGATGCTTGCAGGATACGCTCAGAGTGGGGAGACAGAAGCAGCTGTAAAGATGTTTAGCGAGCTCACAAAGGGAGGGATAAAACCGAACGAGTTCACATTCTCCAGCGTCCTCAACGTGTGTGCTGCTGCTTCCGCATCTTCTGGACAGGGAAAGCAGTTCCACGGGTTCGCTATAAAATCAAGAGTGGATGACTCTCTAATTGTTAGTAGCGCTCTTCTAACCATGTATGCAAAGAAAGGCGACATCGAGAGCGCGGAAGCAGTCTTTAAAAGGCAGGGAGAGAGAGATCTAGTGTCGTGGAACTCGATGATCTCCGGGTATGCGCAGCACGGGGAAGCTACAAAGGCTCTCGATGTTTTCGAGGAGATGAAGAGGCGAAAGGTGAGAATGGATAGCGTAACGTTCATTGGAGTGTTTGCTGCTTGTACACACGCAGGGTTGGTAGAAGAAGGCGAGAAGTATTTCGATATAATGGTGAGAGAATGCAAGATTGCACCTACAAAGGAGCATAATAGCTGTATGGTCGATCTATACAGCCGAGCCGGGTTGCTTGAGAAGGCTATGGAGGTCATAGACAACATGACATACCCTGCTGGTTCGACGATTTGGAGGACAGTTCTAGCTGCCTGCCGTGTGCACAAGAGAACAGAGCTTGGGAGATTAGCTGCAAAGAAGATCATTGATATGAAACCAGAGGATTCAGCTGCGTATGTGTTGTTGTCTAATATGTATGCAGAGTCAGGAGATT GAGAGAGAGCGAAAGTAAGGAAGCTGATGGAGGAGAGGAAGGTGAAGAAAGAAGCTGGCTACAGCTGGATTGAGGTGAAGAACAAGACTTATGCGTTCTTGGCTGGCGATCGGTCTCATCCTCTCAGAGATCAGATCTATAAGAAGCTAGAGGATTTGAGTAGACGGCTGAAGGATTTAGGGTATGAGCCGGATACGAGTTATGTGCTTCAAGATATTGATGATGAGCATAAAGAAGCTGTTCTTGCTCAGCATAGTGAGAGATTAGCTATTGCTTTTGGGTTGATAGCTACACCAAAGGGAAGTCCTCTTTTGATCATTAAGAACCTTAGGGTCTGTGGGGATTGTCATGCAGTTATCAAATTGATTGCCAAGATTGAAGAAAGAGAGATTGTAGTTAGAGATACTAATCGGTTTCATCACTTTAGTAGTGATGGAATTTGCTCATGTGGGGATTTTTGGTGA
- the LOC117133526 gene encoding putative F-box protein At1g21990, producing MGSRDLISSLPDEVLGKILSFLPTHIAASTSVLSKRWRNLLALVDKLDLSDASVGSPLGFPEFVDKTLALLKNSSLIKTFHLNCEHRHEDSRVDGWIHTALELRFLEELRLETVGMYSIETEFFTSNTLVDLTICDGFYPDGRLPPAGGVFFPALKRLSLFSVAFADCAMYDDLVLGCPVLEELFLHYPDDNNPPAWTGDVSSSSIERLTIIHHYPDYREAYEFVSFATPSLLYLDYSGYVADQYDVDFDSLVEARLDIRPWEAFTDEHDDRSDNDDDDDSDCEYDADSFSSWDVTGLVTRISNIKTLHLSSDSLEVFHFYCKSMPVFHNLLTLSFESDKEKGWQVVPLLLNSSPNLETLVIKGLVHKVTNRCGDACICIPKKKKKEEGVPCCLSTCQVKMLTVSGYLGTCRERKQISHFLANLKCLETVKVGVEVDNQRENHVHNRYMGIINALIKLPRVSPNCQIQFF from the exons ATGGGTTCTAGAGATTTGATCAGCAGTCTGCCAGACGAGGTTCTTGGGAAGATCCTGTCCTTCCTTCCGACACATATCGCCGCTTCCACATCGGTTCTGTCCAAAAGATGGAGGAATCTTCTCGCGCTTGTAGACAAGCTCGATTTGAGCGACGCAAGTGTTGGTAGTCCTCTAGGCTTCCCTGAATTCGTGGACAAGACACTTGCTCTCTTAAAAAACTCTTCACTCATCAAGACATTCCATCTCAACTGTGAGCATAGGCACGAAGACTCTCGTGTGGACGGTTGGATCCACACTGCCCTGGAGCTCCGCTTCTTGGAGGAGCTTCGCTTGGAGACCGTAGGCATGTATTCTATAGAGACCGAGTTCTTCACGAGCAACACACTGGTTGACCTCACGATATGCGATGGATTCTATCCCGACGGTCGCCTCCCACCTGCTGGTGGAGTCTTTTTCCCAGCGCTCAAAagactctctctcttctccgtGGCGTTTGCGGATTGTGCCATGTATGATGATCTCGTCCTTGGATGCCCCGTCCTCGAGGAACTGTTCCTGCATTATCCTGATGATAACAATCCCCCGGCTTGGACAGGGGACGTGTCTAGCTCTTCCATCGAGCGACTGACCATCATTCACCATTATCCCGATTACCGCGAAGCTTACGAGTTTGTTTCTTTTGCCACGCCCAGTCTTTTGTACCTTGACTACTCTGGTTACGTTGCGGATCAGTATGATGTTGATTTTGATTCCCTTGTTGAAGCAAGACTTGATATTCGACCTTGGGAGGCATTTACAGATGAGCATGATGATCGTagtgataatgatgatgatgatgacagtGATTGTGAGTATGATGCagattctttttcttcttgggATGTTACCGGCCTTGTAACAAGGATAAGCAATATCAAGACCCTTCACTTGTCTTCGGATTCTCTTGAG GTTTTTCACTTTTACTGTAAATCAATGCCAGTCTTTCACAACCTCCTTACTTTATCATTTGAGAGTGACAAAGAAAAAGGATGGCAAGTGGTGCCTCTTCTTCTCAACAGCTCTCCAAACCTAGAAACTCTAGTCATCAAG GGCCTTGTGCATAAAGTTACAAACAGATGCGGGGACGCCTGCATTTGCATccctaagaagaagaagaaggaagagggAGTACCATGCTGTTTATCCACATGTCAAGTGAAGATGCTAACCGTTTCAGGGTATTTAGGAACTTGTAGAGAGCGGAAACAGATAAGTCATTTCTTGGCGAATTTGAAATGTCTTGAAACTGTCAAAGTTGGTGTTGAAGTTGATAACCAACGAGAGAACCATGTTCATAATAGATACATGGGAATCATCAATGCTCTTATCAAACTTCCCAGAGTTTCGCCAAACTGTCAGATCCAGTTTTTTTGA
- the LOC117133365 gene encoding uncharacterized protein LOC117133365, giving the protein MTIPVSSPSSGASIDPGGARKAKISNRETQLLNRDLEVKLQSSSVPASIPAAKVPTYAARFKSSLRNLRKISDPTFLEDGTPVMQAPESVLLQTSEFWKDHVVAHFHGRRPSVEKIIADLNPVWGKFGKITVRTISETCVLIFIPSVQTREWVLEVGYWQADRCAFSVYPWSAEGSLAAQELLFAPTWAVLKNVPPQLYSLNGISVVASGIGEPLHTEKSRLDPYHFGDTKVKVEIDLSHSPPEAVVVRDTQGNSVKINVEYPNLPPRCINCGKFGHLINRCNKPRMKKPFTQKKEAVISVVESVEEVSLEVLNQEAVADILSVEEEKKMRRARSRSRRRSRSRARIRALSSPPEMLVMGEVKQSVEDEVAVKVGTLAYEEKSVVKADVSGCSNKPLIIDETQLEEGEIRDSYEEEKDLTLETTEEEGSLWLTKHSKQYRRALRQVERWKASGSVGTPPKSHSGRQRVVSRWLQSLGSSVGALLETHVQEENFLSILGAVAPGWRFDNNYSVAEGGRIWLLWNQSLSVVVYMKTDQLILCGVMDPASGTSCTVAFVYAQNSEVERRILWRDLINISNSSIVASSPLVVLGDFNQILTAAEHFSLQPYDLPVRGTEEFQQCLIESNLADMDFRGTFFSWSNRREEDPILRKLDRAVCNDRWKEVFPGAVSIFEAPGDSDHSPAIQRRDGEVLGGINPSWIEVVFSGTEIEEG; this is encoded by the exons ATGACGATTCCAGTATCATCTCCCTCCTCAGGCGCCTCAATCGATCCAGGGGGAGCTCGTAAGGCGAAAATCTCGAATCGCGAAACTCAGCTCCTGAATCGCGACCTAGAGGTCAAGCTCCAGTCTTCGTCGGTTCCAGCGTCGATTCCAGCTGCTAAGGTTCCAACCTACGCGGCGAGGTTCAAGTCTTCACTGCGAAATCTTCGCAAGATCTCAGATCCAACCTTTCTGGAGGATGGAACACCGGTTATGCAAGCACCGGAGTCCGTGCTTTTGCAGACGTCGGAGTTCTGGAAAGATCATGTGGTTGCTCACTTTCACGGCCGTAGGCCGTCGGTAGAGAAGATAATCGCAGATTTGAACCCAGTTTGGGGAAAGTTTGGGAAAATCACGGTTCGTACTATCTCAGAGACCTGCGTGTTAATTTTCATTCCCTCGGTGCAAACCAGAGAGTGGGTATTAGAGGTTGGATACTGGCAAGCGGATCGTTGTGCGTTCTCGGTATATCCGTGGTCAGCTGAAGGGAGCTTAGCTGCTCAGGAACTTCTCTTTGCTCCTACGTGGGCAGTGCTCAAGAATGTTCCACCTCAGCTGTACTCTTTGAATGGGATCAGTGTTGTTGCTAGCGGAATAGGTGAACCGCTCCACACTGAGAAGTCTCGTTTAGACCCGTACCACTTCGGAGACACAAAAGTCAAGGTGGAAATCGATCTCTCTCACTCCCCTCCGGAGGCTGTAGTAGTTAGGGATACTCAAGGAAATTCTGTTAAGATTAACGTTGAGTACCCTAACCTTCCTCCTAGATGCATCAACTGTGGCAAATTTGGACACTTGATAAACCGTTGTAACAAACCCCGTATGAAGAAGCCGTTTACTCAGAAGAAGGAAGCAGTGATCAGTGTTGTTGAGTCTGTGGAGGAGGTATCTTTAGAAGTATTGAATCAAGAAGCTGTAGCTGACATCTTAAGCGttgaggaggagaagaagatgaggaggGCTCGCTCAAGGTCTCGCCGGAGGTCTCGTTCTAGAGCTCGAATAAGGGCCTTGAGCTCCCCTCCTGAAATGTTGGTCATGGGAGAGGTTAAACAATCAGTAGAGGATGAAGTGGCGGTAAAGGTAGGGACTTTGGCATATGAGGAAAAGTCTGTAGTCAAAGCGGATGTTTCAGGGTGTTCAAACAAGCCTTTGATCATTGATGAAACGCAGTTGGAAGAAGGAGAGATTCGAGATAGTTATGAGGAAGAGAAGGATCTTACTCTAGAAACAACAGAAGAAGAAGGTTCCTTATGGCTGACCAAGCATTCCAAGCAATACAGGCGTGCTTTGCGTCAGGTAGAGCGATGGAAAGCTTCAGGATCAGTCGGTACTCCTCCAAAATCTCACAG CGGTCGTCAGAGGGTTGTTAGTAGGTGGTTGCAGAGTTTGGGCTCCTCAGTGGGAGCTTTATTGGAAACACATGTACAGGAAGAAAATTTTCTCAGTATTTTAGGAGCTGTTGCTCCTGGTTGGCGGTTTGATAACAATTATTCAGTTGCAGAAGGAGGAAGAATATGGCTTTTGTGGAATCAGTCGCTGTCAGTAGTGGTGTATATGAAGACGGATCAGTTAATTCTCTGTGGAGTTATGGACCCGGCTTCAGGTACGAGTTGCACAGTAGCCTTTGTATATGCGCAGAATTCAGAAGTGGAAAGACGGATTCTATGGAGAGACTTGATCAATATCTCAAATAGCTCCATTGTTGCTTCGTCACCATTGGTGGTGCTTGGAGATTTTAATCAAATTCTTACGGCGGCAGAACACTTTTCTTTGCAACCATATGATCTGCCTGTTCGAGGTACGGAGGAGTTTCAGCAGTGTCTGATAGAGAGCAATTTGGCAGATATGGATTTCAGAGGCACTTTTTTCTCGTGGTCAAATAGGAGAGAGGAAGATCCAATTCTCAGGAAGTTGGATAGGGCGGTTTGCAATGACAGATGGAAGGAGGTTTTTCCAGGGGCCGTGAGTATCTTTGAGGCTCCGGGAGATTCCGATCACTCTCCGGCA ATTCAGAGAAGAGATGGTGAAGTTTTAGGAGGAATCAATCCCAGTTGGATCGAAGTTGTTTTCTCTGGGacagagattgaagaaggctaA